The sequence CCGGTTCGGCTGCAGTATCACCGGAATCGATCTGAACGGACGGCTCCTGCAGGAAGCCTATGCCAACTTGGCAAGTTTCAGAAGAGGCGGCAGCAAAAAGCGCAGGGGGGTTATTACATTCGAAGAGGTGAAGGCGGAAAATTATCCGATCCAGCCGGAACAGACCGTCTTCTACTGTTTCAATCCGTTCTCGACCGAGATCTTCAAGTCTGTCGTCCATGGTATTCTCGAATCCCTGGAGGAGGCGCCCCGCCAGGCGGACATACTCTTGTATTATCCGACAGCAGACTATCTGGAGTTCTTAGATGAACAGACACCGTTTGTCCGAAAGGAAGAAATCGCAATTCCGGTTTTAGTGGAGAATGACCCTGACGAACGGGTTGTCATTTACCGACACGAATAAAAAGGGGAAAACACGGAAGGTTCCCGATGTTTTCTCCTTTTTCACCTATTCTCCTGCTCCATGAGCAGCTGAGTCAGTGTATCGGACGGCAGCGGACGTGAGTACAGAAAACCTTGGACTTCGTCACACCGCAGTGTGCTCAGGAAGGATGCCTGCTCGTTTGTTTCCACACCTTCTGCGATGACATCGATACTCAGGTTTTTGGCCAGTTCGATGATTGTCTTGATGATCGCGGTATTGCTGCTGCTCAGATCCTTCAAGAAGATCTGGTCGATCTTCAAATGGGTGATCGGGAAGGTGCTTAAATAACTGAGTGATGAATACCCGGTCCCGAAATCATCGATACTGACACGGATCCCTTCCTCATGCAGCTGCTTCAGTATCTTCTGTGAATAGTGGACATCGGTCGTCATGCTCTCCGTAATCTCGATGTTCAGGAATTGAGGCGCCAGACCCGTCTTTTCCAGAATAGCCAGTACAGAACTGACGAACGAGGGCTGCTTGAACTGGCGGATGGAGACGTTTACGCTGACCCTGCCCAGCAGCAGCCCTGCGTCCTGCCACTGTTTCGCCTGGCGGCATGCAGTTTCCATCACCCACTGACCGATCGGCAGGATCATGCCGCTTTCTTCCGCGATCGGAATGAACTGTCCCGGTGAGATCATGCCTTTTTTCGTATGGTTCCACCGGGCCAATGCTTCCACGCCGGTGATTGTGCCGGTTTTCATGTCATATTGCGGCTGGTAATGCAGTTCGAGTTCATCACGGCTGATCGCCTGCCGCAGATCCATTTCCAGCAGCGTCTTTTCGATCATGTTGCTGTTCATCTCTTCTGTGAAGAACCGGTATGTGCTTTTTCCCTGGTCTTTGGCCGTGAACAGCGCAGTGTCCGCGTTCCGCATGAGTGTATCGTAGTCTTCTCCGTCTGCCGGGAAACGGCTGATCCCGATGCTCGGCGTGATGAACACCTCCAATGAGCCCAGTGTGAACGGTGCGGAAATCTCCTCAAGGATCTGCCGAGCAGCCGCATTCACACGGTCCATGGCGGTTTCCTTCAGCATGATGACGTATTCATCCCCGCCGAGCCGGCTCGCGAGATCATCCGGCTTCAGACAGAGAGTGATCCGCTCGGCGACGGCTTTCAGCACGTTGTCGCCGACGAAATGTCCGAGCGAGTCGTTAATATTCTTAAAACGGTCGAGATCCAGATATAGAATCGAAAATCTCTCCGTACCGCTGTCCATCACTTTAGTGACCTCCGACTTGAACAGGCGGCGGTTCGCAAGTCCTGTCAGAGAATCGTAATAGGCCATATGTTCTGCGAGCTGTTCGGCCTTCTTCCGTTCCGTAATATCCACACACGTCCCGACAACCTCCGTTACAGAGCTGCCGTCAAGGATAGGGGACAAGTAGATGATGAATGTACGGCCGGCGTACGACAGTTCGAACTGGCCCGGTTCCCCGTCAAGCGCAGCGTACAAATACGGCCGTATTCGGGCGGCTTCGTCAGCGCTGAAAGGATGATCTTCTCCTTTGGCGTTCAGCAACTGTGCGGTCAACCCGATTTTTTCACATAACTTCCCTTCAAGCAGGGTGATGCAGATCTGCCCCTGCTCATCCGTTTCATATTTGAAAATGGCGTTCTGTAAGTTCTTCACCGTCTTCCGGAAGTCATTCTTCAGCGCACTCTCCAGCGCCTGCTCCGCCTCGATGCGAGCGGTGATGTCCGTCCGGATCGAAATGTATTCGAATGGCTTTCCACTGGTGTCGGTGAACGGGACGATTGTCGTGTTCATCCAATAAAACGAGCCATCCTTCGCCCGATTCTTCACTTCGCCGCGCCAGATATTTCCGTTTTTGATGGTCGCCCACATGCCTCCGAAGAATTCCTTAGAATGATAGCCTGAATTGATGACGCGGTGTGTTTTGCCGAGGAGCTCGTCTTCCGTGTATTGTGACAGCTCACAGAACTTCGGATTGACATAGCGGATCACGCCGGCTGCATCTGTCACTGCAATGACAGACGCGTGATCCAGAGCGGTCTCCAAATTGTGCAGGACCTGCAGTGTCTGCGTATAGCGTTCACTCGTCAGCTGTTCCGTGGTGATATCCAGATCGACAGAGATATATTGAACCGTTGCACCGGTTTCGTCCCTGACAGGCACCAGTGTTGCCAGAACCCAGTACGAAGTTCCGTCTTTGGCGATGCTCTTCACCTGCTCCTGCCAGACGCCCTGGGCTGTGACACAGGACTCCAGCTGCGAGAGGAACCGCTCTCTGTCGTAGGCTGGATTCAACAGGCCGTATGTTTGATTGATAAGTTCGCATTCCTCATATTTGGACAGTTCACAGAATCGCCGGTTGACGTAGGTAATTCTGCCTTCCGTGTCCATGATGGATACGCAGAATTTATCATCCAGCAGCTGTGTGACGGAATGCAAATTATGGGTTTGACGTAAAACCATTGGACAGGATCCTCTCTTTTTACATAACTGCAGTTCTTTTTAACGAGTTAAAGTCTGTTAGACCTATTTTCTTCAGTATAACACTATATCTTTGTACCTTATATAAGTTTCTTGTGAAAAGAATGTGAAATTACTACCGTTTTCATAGAATTGTGGACCGGGAGGGAGGTGAGGACGGTTGCGGTTCTCCAGCCGGAACGGTACTATATGAATGAAAGCGGCTTGCATAAGGTATATCGGTACAATACCAATGATTTGTATAAAAAATCTAAATATATCAACTTTACAATAAGGAGCTGTCGGAAATGGAAGGACAGTTGGGACGGATCAGAAGAGAGTCGCTGCGGGAGAAAGTCGTGTCAGCCGACGAGGCGGCTTCGTGGATACAGGACGGAATGACATTGGGCCTCAGCGGATTCACACGTGCGGGAGACGCGAAAGCGATACCGGAAGCACTGGTGAAACGGGCGCATGATGAACAATTCAAAGTGAATGTCTTCACGGGCGCGTCACTCGGGCATGATATCGACAAGCTGTTCACAGAAGCGGGAATCGTCAACAAGAGGCTGCCGTTCCAGGCGGATGCCGCAATGCGCAAAGGCATCAACAATGGGGAATTGTTGTTCGTCGATCACCACCTGTCCAATACCTCTGAGTTGGTGCGCGGCGGTGTTCTGCCGCAAATCGATTATGCAGTCCTCGAAGCGGTTGCAATTGCGGAAGACGGGTCGATCATTCCTTCGACATCCATCGGAAATTCCTTGATTTTTGCAGAACATGCGAAGGCGATCATCGTGGAGATCAACGTCGCACACTCTGAAGAATGGGAAGGGGTCCATGATGTCTATGATCCCGGCGTGCTCGGAGACCGTGAACCGATTCCGCTCATGCATCCGGACGAACGGATCGGCACGTACGGCATCCCGGTGGACCCCGATAAAATTGCAGGGATCGTGCTGACCGAGGAATACGATTCATTCTCGACGATCGACCAGCCCGATGCGGAAACGGAGACCATGGCTGGACATCTGCTGCAATTCCTCCGCTCGGAAATCGAAGCGGGCCGGCTGACGAATGAGCTGGCACCGCTTCAGTCGGGAATCGGTTCGCAGGCGAATGCCGTGCTCCATGGTCTGCTGGATTCGGAATTCGAAAATCTCGAACTGTACTCCGAAGTGCTGCAGGATTCGGTCTTTGAACTGATCGACGTGGGAAAAGTGAAATCCGCTTCCTGCACCTCCATCACAGTGACGGAAGAACGGATGGACAAACTGCGGAACAATCTCCCGTTCTATAAAGAGAAAATCATCATGAGGCCGCAGGAAATCTCGAATCATCCGGAAGTCATCCGTCGTCTCGGTACGATCTCCATCAACACGGCACTCGAATTTGATATCTACGGCAACGTCAACTCGACACATGTCACAGGCACGAAGATGATGAACGGCATCGGCGGATCCGGTGACTTTGCACGCAATGCCAGACTGGCGATCTTCGTGACGAAGTCACTTGCGAAGGATGGCGCGATATCGAGCTGCGTTCCGTTCGTCTCCCATGTCGATCATACGGAGCACGATGTAGACATCATTGTGACGGAACAAGGCTATGCGGACCTCCGAGGGCTGGCACCGAAAGAGCGGGTGCCGCTCATCATCGACCGCTGTGCTCATCCTTCCTACCGGGATCAGCTGTGGACGTACTATAAAGAGGCGCTGAGCCGCGGCGGCCATACCCCGCATATTCTGGAGAAGGCACTCGGCTGGCATATCCGGCTGACGGAAACCGGCACGATGCACGAAACTCGGGAAGAAGTGAAACCACTATGAGAATTGCCATGTTCGGCGGTACAGGAAGAGTCGGTTCCCTCATGCTTGCGGCATTGCTGGAAGACGGCCATACTGTCACGGCACTCGTACGGGACCCTGGCAGACTGAAGGCTCATCCGCATCTGACAGTTGTCCAGGGAGATGTGAAGCAGAAGCAGGATGCCCAAAAGACGATCGAAGGAGCGGACTGCGTCGTAAGTGCACTCGGCACAGACAAATCGACAACACTGAGCGAGGCGGTCCCCCATATGATTGCGGGGATGGAACAGGAGGGGATCCGCCGAATCCTGACGATCGGGACAGCGGGCATCCTCAACAGCCGGCTGACGCCAGGGGCACTGCGCTACAATGGCGGTGACTCGAATCGCAAGCTGACAGCTGCAGCGGAAGAGCACCATGCTGCGTACAGCGCGCTTGCCGCATCCAGTCTGGATTGGACAATCGTCTGCCCGACCTATTTACCTGACGGCAGCGAGACAGGTGTATACCGCGTAATGGATGACTGGCTGCCGCCCGACGGCAGACAGATATCGACGGGGGATACCGCCCATTTCGCAGTGAGGGAATTGGTTGAAGGCAAGCATGCGGGACACCGTGTCGGCATTGCTTATTGACAGTCGAAACGGCAAAAAGCTGAGGTGAAAGGTGTATAGACCTTTCGCCTCAGCTTTTTTTCATGTGAGTTTCGATAGGAACATCGTCGCGATGCCGAAATAAATCAGCAATGACAGAATATCGTTCAATGTCGTGATGAGAGGCCCTGACGCGACAGCCGGATCGACTTTGAATCTGTTCAGGATCAGCGGGATGACAGTCCCGGCGATTGTCCCGATGATGAGCGTGCATAGCAGTGATACGCCCACAACAAAGCCGAGAACCGCACTGCCCTGCCAGAAAAAGGCGATGACTGCGATGAGCAGACCGCAGGTGACACCGATCAGGACACCGACGACAAGCTCACGGAGAATGAGCTTGGTCGCCTTTTTCCAGGTCATCTCTTCGGAAGCGAGCCCCCGGACGACGACTGCAAGAGATTGGGTCCCGGTGTTTCCGGTCATCCCGGCAATCATCGGCATGAAGAATGCCAGCGCCACAACTGCTTCCAATGTTTCCTCGAAGCGGGAGATGATGCTGCCCGATACGAGTCCGATGAACAGCAGAAGGATCAGCCAGGGCAGCCTGCGCCTGGCAGCGGTCACTGGTTTCGTCCGGAAGTCGATCGACTTACCGGAAGCCAGCAGCATCTCGATATCCTCATCAGCTTCACGCACGACGATATCGAGCACCTGATCACCGGAAATCGTCCCTACGAGCACCTGGTCCCCCGATACGACGGGGATCGCCTCGAAATCGAACTGACCGATGATCCTGGCGACTTCCTCCTGCTTCATCTGGACGTCGACTGTAATCGGCTGATCCCGCATGATGTCCGAGATTCGGCTGCTGTTTTCCGACAACAGGAGATCGCGGAACGTCACAACGCCAATAAGGCGCTGATTCTCATCGACCACATATAGGTAATTCACAAAATACGCAAGGTTCTCAAACGTTTTCAGTTTCTCCTCCGCTTCACCGACCGTGCTGTCGGGCGAAATCGGGATATACCGGTTCGTCATGACCCGGCCTGCCGTTTTGGGCGGATAATCCATAATGTGCAGGATCGATTCCATTTCTTCACGCCGCATCTGGGCAATGAGATCATCGACTTTGCCCTTTGAGAGGCCAGTCAGCAGGAATGCCAGATCGTTGTTCTGCATCATGTGCAGAATATGTGTCGACCGGTCCGGCCCAATCCGTTCCAGGACAGTGAGCTGTTCGTCTTTGCTTAAATACCGCAGAATGCCGGTAATTTCTTCGATGGACAGCCATTCCAGAAATAGCGGTTTCCGTTTTTTCGGCAGCTCTTTATAATACTCTGCGAGTTCGTGAGGGGGCAGGGTGTGGACAATTTCAAGAAACGTATCTTTTTTGCCTTCACTTAAGACGCGGACAATCGCTCGTTCCAGTTTTTCCTTATCCCAATTCTCCTGTTTTTTCTCCTTGTTGAGCAGTCCCAATTTCATCACCTCAGCTTTTCATCGGTTGCCAGTAAAAATCTCTACTGGGATTATGCCCTGTCTTGCTGCAAAAGAAACAAGCCGGCTTTCATCGTCCAGAAATAAGCAAGAATACAAGAAATCCGATTTCACATTTCAGAAATTTCATGTTTTAATAGACGTTACCCTAAAATAAGGAGTGGATGGAATTCATGAAGAAGTGGTCGATCGGAAGTATGATGCTCGCGGGTGCTCTGCTGCTTGGTGCGTGCGGCGGGGGCTCTGCGGGTTCGGATGACGATGCAGATTACGAGTTGGTGAAGAAAGGGAAGCTGACGTTCGCGTCCAGCGGTGAGTACAAACCGTTCAATTATGAGGAGAACGGAAAGCTGACAGGATTCGATATTGAAATCGGCGAAGCAATCGCTGATAAGCTCGGTCTTGAGCCTGACCCCGTAACAAATCCATTCCAAACAATCCTGCCCGGCCTGGTGGCGAAGAAATATGATGCCATCATCGGCTCGATGGCCTATACGAAAAAACGGGCCGAGCAGGCAGCCTTCACTAAACCCTATTACTATTCAGGCGGCATGATCTGGGTCGCAGAAGACAACAACGATATTAAAACCCCCGAAGACGTGAAAGGGAAGAAAATCGGAGTCGGCGCGGAAACAACCTATGAAAAACCGGCCGAAACACTATCAGATAATCTTCAATACTACAGTGCAGACCAGGTGGCGCTGAAAGACCTGACTGTCGGAAACAGGCTGGACGCCGTTATTACCGCTGACATTGTCGGCTATGAAGCAATCGACAAAGGGTTTGCCATCAAGGAAGTGGGCAAACCGCTCTAGGTGGAACAGCCGTCCATTGCTGTCAGGAAGGACAATGACGGATTGCGGCAGGCGATCGATGATGCATTGCAAGAACTGATCGATGAAGGCACATACAAGGAAATTTCCGAGAAATGGTTTGACCGGGATCTGCTCGATATAGATTTGGAAAACGCAGAATTACTAGAGTGACAGGATGACTGGCAGTAATTGTTACAAAAAGATTACGGTTATTTCAATTTTCACGTTTACAAGAATTCATGCAGGGTAATGGGAGATAGAGTGTCAAAAAAGCCGGATGGCAGACAAAGGGGAGTTTCAGAGAATGGGAAAATTCAAGATGATGCTGCTCATGCTTGCAGCGTCCGTCCTTCTGCTGGCAGCATGCGGCAAAGACGATGACGGCAAAGCGTCAGGCAGCGACAGCGGCTCGAAGGATGCCGGTTATGAATTAGTGAAAAAGGGGAAGTTCACGTACGCAGCAAGCGGTGTGTACAAGCCGTTCAGTTATGAAGATAATGGGAAATTGACAGGGTTCGATATCGAGATCGGTGAAGCGATCGCCGATAAGCTCGGCCTGGACCCAGTGCCAGTCACGAACCCATTCGAGACGATCCTCCAGGGGCTCGTCGCAAAGAAATACGACGCAATCATCGGATCGATGGCCTATACGAAAAAACGGGCCGAGCAGGCTGATTTCACGGAGCCCTATTATTACTCCGGCGGCATGATCTGGGTATCGAAAGACAACGAAGATATCAAAACACCGGAAGATCTGGAAGGAAAGAAGATCGGTGTCGTTGCACAGTCGACCTATGAGGAGCCTGCGAAAGAGCTGTCGGACAATATCCAGTACTACAGCAGTGACGTCGTCGCGCTGAAAGACCTGACTGTCGAAAACCGCCTGGATGCGGTCATCACAGCGGACATTGTCGGCTATGAAGCCATCGATAATGGATTCGCTATCAAGGAAGTCGGCAAGCCACTGTGGGTGGAGCAGCCGTCGATTGCCGTCCGCAAAGACAACAAGGAGTTGACAGAAGCGATCGATAAGGCGCTGAAAGAGCTCGTTGACGAAGGGAAATACAAAGAGATCTCAGAGAAGTGGTTCGACCGCGATCTTCTGGATATCGATCTGGAAGGTGTCGAATTGTTGGAATGAGTGATATGAATGATATGACGGTATGTTTGACAGAGAGTGGGTGTGCCGGTGCCTGAAGTTCTCGTGACGATATATGAAGTGTTCATACGGACGTACAAAGGATTTCTGGAAGCGGGTCTGCTGACAATCGAAATCACGGCAATCGCTGTCGTGATCGGTACATTGCTCGGACTCTTGTTCGCGCTCATGAAAATCTCGAATTCCAAGATCCTGCAGACGATCGCAAATCTATATATCAACATAATCCGCGGGACACCGCTGATTGTGCAGATCATGTTTCTATACTACGGAATCACATCGATCATCATCCTGTCCAACTTCTGGGCCGGAGCGATCGCACTTGGTATCCACAATGGTGCGTACATTGCGGAAATTTTCCGGGGGTCAATCCAGGGGGTCGACAGAGGTCAGCGGGAAGCGAGTCTTGCACTCGGCATGAACCGGACGCAGACGATGCGCCGGATCATCTTTCCGCAAGCCCTTCGGCGGGCCATTCCGCCGCTCGGCAACCAGTTCATCATTACGCTGAAAGACTCCTCACTTGTCTATGTGATCGGTGTATCGGAGCTCTTCGGTCTTGCGAACCGGGAGGCCGCTTCCTCCTTCCTGCCACTTGAGACGTTCCTCGTGGTCGGCCTGTATTACCTCGTGCTCGTCATGATCTTCACAGCGCTGCTCAGATGGTATGAGAACAAACTGGACGTGGACAAATAATGGAGGCAGATACGATGATCAAAGCAGAAAATATCCATAAGTCGTTCGGTAAGCTGGAAGTGCTGAAAGGAATCGACATGGAAGTGCATCCCGGCGAAGTGGTCGTCATGGTCGGTGTCAGCGGATCCGGCAAGAGCACATTCTTGCGCTGCCTCAATTTTCTGGAGCTGACGAACGACGGTGTGATTACAATCGACGGAAAACCGGTCGATCAGAAAAAGGATGACCTGTCGAAAGTCAGGGCGGAAGTCGGTATGGTGTTCCAGCACTTCAACCTCTTCCCGCATAAGACGGTGCTGGAGAATGTCATGGAGGCCCCGGTCATCGTCAAGAAGGAAGACAAAGGCAAGGCGAAGACGAAAGCGATGGAGATTCTTGGGAAAGTCGGCCTGTCCGACAAAGCGGACGTCTACCCGAACAAGCTGTCGGGCGGACAGAAGCAGCGTGTCGCCATCGCCAGGGCCCTCGCGATGGAACCGAAGGCCCTGTTGTTCGACGAGCCGACGTCCGCACTTGACCCGGAACTCGTCGGTGAAGTTCTGCAGGTTATGCAGGAACTCGCGGAAGAAGGGATGACGATGGTCGTCGTCACCCATGAGATGAAGTTCGCGAAAGAAGTGGCGGACCGGATCATCATGCTGAACGAAGGCGTCATCATCGAAGATGCAGATCCCGATACATTTTTCAATCATTCGACAAATGAACGGACGCGGCAGTTCCTTGAAATGGTCAACGTCTGAATCAGAGAAAAAACCGCTGCCTGCAGTTTTATCAGGCAGCGGTTTTTCAGCGTTTCGGCGTATAGTCCAGCTCTTTGAACAAGTTGGTACGTTCCGTCTCCGTCAGGTCCCGCCATTGGCCGACAGGCAGACTTCCGAGCTTGAGATTCATGATACGCATCCGGCGGAGACTGACGACATTGTAGCCGAGCGCTGAGCACATCCGACGTATTTGACGGTTCAACCCCTGTGTCAGGGTGATATTGAATTTCCGGGCACCGAGCTTTTTGACTTTGCAGGGCTTCGTCACCGTATCCAGGATGGCGACCCCCTGTTCCATCTGGCGGATGAAACTGTCCGTGATCGGATGGTCGACCGTCACGATGTATTCCTTCTCGTGCCCATGCTCCTCGCGCAGGATTTCGTTAACGATATCCCCATCGTTCGTCAGAAGCAGCAGGCCATCGGAATCTTTGTCGAGACGGCCGATATGGAAGATGCGCAGCGGATGATTGACGAAATCCACGACGTTCCCTTTCACATGGCGTTCGGTCGTACTCGTGATGCCGACCGGTTTGTTCAGCATGATATAGACGAGCTGCTCTTGTGCGGCAACCGGTTTGCCGTCCACTTCCACCTGGTCGCCTGCAGCCACCTGACTTCCTAACTCCGCGGGCCTGCCGTTGATGACCACCCGTCCTTCGTCGATCCATTTATCCGCTCCGCGGCGTGATACGATGCCCGCTTCGCTCAGGAATTTATTGATACGCATAGTCCGTCCCACTCCATCCCGCTTTTTTTCTATTGTAGCCCGTTTTCAAGCTCCCGACAAAGACTTCGCAAGCGTTTTTGAGTTTTCGGAAAAGAAAATGTTTGACAGACTGATTGTGAAGCGGTAAGATTGGTGACAACTTTCAGATGGGCAGCCGGTGCCGGGAGCGGGACCACCCACGGAGAG comes from Sporosarcina trichiuri and encodes:
- a CDS encoding class I SAM-dependent methyltransferase — its product is MTEAERDRELRIQTEGTIEILQNSAHYNRYEATPYDVLDELFLAYPLEPGDHLVDFGCGKGRVPFYCCDRFGCSITGIDLNGRLLQEAYANLASFRRGGSKKRRGVITFEEVKAENYPIQPEQTVFYCFNPFSTEIFKSVVHGILESLEEAPRQADILLYYPTADYLEFLDEQTPFVRKEEIAIPVLVENDPDERVVIYRHE
- a CDS encoding sensor domain-containing protein, translating into MVLRQTHNLHSVTQLLDDKFCVSIMDTEGRITYVNRRFCELSKYEECELINQTYGLLNPAYDRERFLSQLESCVTAQGVWQEQVKSIAKDGTSYWVLATLVPVRDETGATVQYISVDLDITTEQLTSERYTQTLQVLHNLETALDHASVIAVTDAAGVIRYVNPKFCELSQYTEDELLGKTHRVINSGYHSKEFFGGMWATIKNGNIWRGEVKNRAKDGSFYWMNTTIVPFTDTSGKPFEYISIRTDITARIEAEQALESALKNDFRKTVKNLQNAIFKYETDEQGQICITLLEGKLCEKIGLTAQLLNAKGEDHPFSADEAARIRPYLYAALDGEPGQFELSYAGRTFIIYLSPILDGSSVTEVVGTCVDITERKKAEQLAEHMAYYDSLTGLANRRLFKSEVTKVMDSGTERFSILYLDLDRFKNINDSLGHFVGDNVLKAVAERITLCLKPDDLASRLGGDEYVIMLKETAMDRVNAAARQILEEISAPFTLGSLEVFITPSIGISRFPADGEDYDTLMRNADTALFTAKDQGKSTYRFFTEEMNSNMIEKTLLEMDLRQAISRDELELHYQPQYDMKTGTITGVEALARWNHTKKGMISPGQFIPIAEESGMILPIGQWVMETACRQAKQWQDAGLLLGRVSVNVSIRQFKQPSFVSSVLAILEKTGLAPQFLNIEITESMTTDVHYSQKILKQLHEEGIRVSIDDFGTGYSSLSYLSTFPITHLKIDQIFLKDLSSSNTAIIKTIIELAKNLSIDVIAEGVETNEQASFLSTLRCDEVQGFLYSRPLPSDTLTQLLMEQENR
- a CDS encoding acetyl-CoA hydrolase/transferase family protein; translated protein: MEGQLGRIRRESLREKVVSADEAASWIQDGMTLGLSGFTRAGDAKAIPEALVKRAHDEQFKVNVFTGASLGHDIDKLFTEAGIVNKRLPFQADAAMRKGINNGELLFVDHHLSNTSELVRGGVLPQIDYAVLEAVAIAEDGSIIPSTSIGNSLIFAEHAKAIIVEINVAHSEEWEGVHDVYDPGVLGDREPIPLMHPDERIGTYGIPVDPDKIAGIVLTEEYDSFSTIDQPDAETETMAGHLLQFLRSEIEAGRLTNELAPLQSGIGSQANAVLHGLLDSEFENLELYSEVLQDSVFELIDVGKVKSASCTSITVTEERMDKLRNNLPFYKEKIIMRPQEISNHPEVIRRLGTISINTALEFDIYGNVNSTHVTGTKMMNGIGGSGDFARNARLAIFVTKSLAKDGAISSCVPFVSHVDHTEHDVDIIVTEQGYADLRGLAPKERVPLIIDRCAHPSYRDQLWTYYKEALSRGGHTPHILEKALGWHIRLTETGTMHETREEVKPL
- a CDS encoding NAD(P)-dependent oxidoreductase; its protein translation is MRIAMFGGTGRVGSLMLAALLEDGHTVTALVRDPGRLKAHPHLTVVQGDVKQKQDAQKTIEGADCVVSALGTDKSTTLSEAVPHMIAGMEQEGIRRILTIGTAGILNSRLTPGALRYNGGDSNRKLTAAAEEHHAAYSALAASSLDWTIVCPTYLPDGSETGVYRVMDDWLPPDGRQISTGDTAHFAVRELVEGKHAGHRVGIAY
- the mgtE gene encoding magnesium transporter codes for the protein MKLGLLNKEKKQENWDKEKLERAIVRVLSEGKKDTFLEIVHTLPPHELAEYYKELPKKRKPLFLEWLSIEEITGILRYLSKDEQLTVLERIGPDRSTHILHMMQNNDLAFLLTGLSKGKVDDLIAQMRREEMESILHIMDYPPKTAGRVMTNRYIPISPDSTVGEAEEKLKTFENLAYFVNYLYVVDENQRLIGVVTFRDLLLSENSSRISDIMRDQPITVDVQMKQEEVARIIGQFDFEAIPVVSGDQVLVGTISGDQVLDIVVREADEDIEMLLASGKSIDFRTKPVTAARRRLPWLILLLFIGLVSGSIISRFEETLEAVVALAFFMPMIAGMTGNTGTQSLAVVVRGLASEEMTWKKATKLILRELVVGVLIGVTCGLLIAVIAFFWQGSAVLGFVVGVSLLCTLIIGTIAGTVIPLILNRFKVDPAVASGPLITTLNDILSLLIYFGIATMFLSKLT
- a CDS encoding transporter substrate-binding domain-containing protein; this encodes MKKWSIGSMMLAGALLLGACGGGSAGSDDDADYELVKKGKLTFASSGEYKPFNYEENGKLTGFDIEIGEAIADKLGLEPDPVTNPFQTILPGLVAKKYDAIIGSMAYTKKRAEQAAFTKPYYYSGGMIWVAEDNNDIKTPEDVKGKKIGVGAETTYEKPAETLSDNLQYYSADQVALKDLTVGNRLDAVITADIVGYEAIDKGFAIKEVGKPL
- a CDS encoding transporter substrate-binding domain-containing protein, encoding MEQPSIAVRKDNDGLRQAIDDALQELIDEGTYKEISEKWFDRDLLDIDLENAELLE
- a CDS encoding transporter substrate-binding domain-containing protein, giving the protein MGKFKMMLLMLAASVLLLAACGKDDDGKASGSDSGSKDAGYELVKKGKFTYAASGVYKPFSYEDNGKLTGFDIEIGEAIADKLGLDPVPVTNPFETILQGLVAKKYDAIIGSMAYTKKRAEQADFTEPYYYSGGMIWVSKDNEDIKTPEDLEGKKIGVVAQSTYEEPAKELSDNIQYYSSDVVALKDLTVENRLDAVITADIVGYEAIDNGFAIKEVGKPLWVEQPSIAVRKDNKELTEAIDKALKELVDEGKYKEISEKWFDRDLLDIDLEGVELLE
- a CDS encoding amino acid ABC transporter permease; its protein translation is MPEVLVTIYEVFIRTYKGFLEAGLLTIEITAIAVVIGTLLGLLFALMKISNSKILQTIANLYINIIRGTPLIVQIMFLYYGITSIIILSNFWAGAIALGIHNGAYIAEIFRGSIQGVDRGQREASLALGMNRTQTMRRIIFPQALRRAIPPLGNQFIITLKDSSLVYVIGVSELFGLANREAASSFLPLETFLVVGLYYLVLVMIFTALLRWYENKLDVDK
- a CDS encoding amino acid ABC transporter ATP-binding protein — protein: MIKAENIHKSFGKLEVLKGIDMEVHPGEVVVMVGVSGSGKSTFLRCLNFLELTNDGVITIDGKPVDQKKDDLSKVRAEVGMVFQHFNLFPHKTVLENVMEAPVIVKKEDKGKAKTKAMEILGKVGLSDKADVYPNKLSGGQKQRVAIARALAMEPKALLFDEPTSALDPELVGEVLQVMQELAEEGMTMVVVTHEMKFAKEVADRIIMLNEGVIIEDADPDTFFNHSTNERTRQFLEMVNV
- the rluF gene encoding 23S rRNA pseudouridine(2604) synthase RluF, with product MRINKFLSEAGIVSRRGADKWIDEGRVVINGRPAELGSQVAAGDQVEVDGKPVAAQEQLVYIMLNKPVGITSTTERHVKGNVVDFVNHPLRIFHIGRLDKDSDGLLLLTNDGDIVNEILREEHGHEKEYIVTVDHPITDSFIRQMEQGVAILDTVTKPCKVKKLGARKFNITLTQGLNRQIRRMCSALGYNVVSLRRMRIMNLKLGSLPVGQWRDLTETERTNLFKELDYTPKR